CTAGCTGCAATGCATAGGACATATGTCCTTTTTTAACCTCATCAAACTCCCTATCGTAGACATTAAGCAGATCAAGTGTCCTGTTGGACACGCTATACCTTGCATAGAAATGGGGAGTTTTGCATGACGATAAAGAACACTACACAAGAACATATTGAAGAAGGAAAACGCAGCATTCACTGGACGGAAATGCATATGCCCCTGCTGGGCGAATTGAAATCCCAGTTTGCCAAAGAGCTGCCTTTTGCTGGCTTAACCATCAGTATATGTATTCATGTGGAGCCCAAAACAGCTGTGTTATGCCGCACACTTCAAGCAGGCGGAGCCAACGTTGTATTGACTGGCAGCCCGGGCACAACCAAAGATGCCGTCACAGCAGCTCTGCGGGAAGAAGGCATCACGGTATATGGTCAACGTGCGGACAGGCGCAATGAGCACCTGCATAATATACACAGTGTACTTCGTCACCACCCCCATCTCCTCATGGATAATGGAGCCGATCTGGCGCGTACCTTCATTCAGCAGTATGATACTCATTCTCTTATCGGTGGTACGGAGGAAACGACGACCGGTGCCAATCTGCTGCGTGAAGAGACGGGTGAGAACATCCCTTTTCCGATTATTGTTATTAATGATAGTCCACTCAAACGAATCATGGAAAATGAACACGGTGTTGGACAGACCATTATTGAAGGTTTTATGCGTACTACAAACCTGATTCTGCCCACACGTCGTTTCGTCATCGTAGGTTATGGAACCTGCGGACGAGGCATTGCCAGGTATTTGCGGAATCTGGGCAGCCAGGTCGTCGTTGTTGAAACCGATCCGATTGCTGGCCTGGAAGCGGCACTGGATGGATTCAGAGTGGCACGATTGGAGGATACATTTGCGTTTGCTCAAGTGTACATTACTGTCACTGGCCGTCCTAACGCCATTCTGAAGGAACATTTTAATCAAATGAATGACGGAACGATCCTCGCCAATGCCGGGCATTTTTCTTGGGAGATGGATCTGGAAAGTCTCCGTCAGGACGCAGAGCATTCGGAACAACTGACAGCGGATATCGAACAATTTACATTAGCGAACGGACGTCGACTCATGTTACTTACTCAAGGCGAGATGCTGAACCTAGCTGGTGGCAGCGGCAACCCTGCCGAAACGATGGATCTGGGCTTGTCCCTGCAAGCCGCCTCTCTCCACTATCTTGTAAAGCAACGCCAACATCTCACCCTCGGACCACAGCCGGTTCCTCACAGCGTTAACAACACCATTGCCGGACAGATGCTGAAGCATTTAAGCTACAAAATCTAATCCGTGTGATTGGTGATCTGCATTTAAAGGAGAGGTTCACATGAAAAAAGCCAAACTTTGTTTTATCGGTGCAGGATTCCATGCATCCACGAATATATATCCATCTGCTGTTGAAGCAGGAGCAGAAATTCAAGCCGTCGCCACCCGCAGTATTGAAAGGTCCGAGGCGGCTCTGCTTCGTTTTGGGAGCAGCGGGAACGCGTATGACAATACTCAGCTGATGCTGCAGAATGAAGACTGTGACGGCGTGATTGTTGTAGCGCAACCAGAGGATCAGACAGCACTTGCCCTTGAATGCATCCGGGCTGGCAAAAATGTATACGTGGATAAACCCCTCGGATGGAATGCTGCTGAAGCTGCTGCTGTGGCTGAAGCTGCCCAAAAGGCAGGTGTGGTTGTCATGGTTGGATTCATGAAACGATATGCGCCGGTCTACATGAAACTCAAGGAACTGATCGATGGTGGATCATTGGGCAGAGCACGTTCTTTCCAAATGAAATTCGCTGTAGACAGCACACCCTTCTGCAAGGATGAGGAACAATTCATGAAGCTCGCTGCCATTCATATGGTCGATCTGATGCGTTTCCTGTTCGGGGAAGCCGTACAGGTCACAGGCACGTCGGTTAAAGACGGAGAACATATTAACCAGAGCATTTCCCTGAAATTTGATCAAGGTGTGGTGGGCAGTGCCTACTTTGTCGGAATGAGTGCATGGTCACGCGAGAGCGAAAGTGTACTTGTCACCTTTGACGATGGATTTGCGTTAGCAGATGAAATTAACACACTTACGGTTCATCAATCTCGTACAGGGGATACCCTTCCCTGGAAATCCCTTGAGGAGCAGGATACTGTTTTCACCCCTTCTGGCTCTCCCATGTCAGGGGCTTATCGCGATCTCTACTTACGAGGATTTGTAGGGGAGATGGCTCATTTTATGGAATGCTGTCAGAACAAATCTGATCCACGTTCCAGTGGTACGGATAATATTGAAACTATGGCGTTGTGTGATACCATTCTGGCGTCGCTGATCTGAGATTCGTACGATATTCGTTCCATCATTTTATCATTTTATACAACCTGAGAAGAGGAAATAAACATATGTTAGACGCCGGATTACTTATTATTCGACTTGTTATTGGTTTTATTATGATGGGTCATGCATGCAAGAAACTGTTTGGCTGGTTTGGTGGAGAAGGCATATCAGGAACAGCCGCATTTTTCGGGGTGATTGGTCTGAGGCCTGCGAGAGTTATGGCTGTCTGTGGGGGCCTTATTGAATTGATCGGCGGGTTACTGTTTGGGACGGGTCTCTGGACTGGTTTTGCTGCCATATTGCTCATCATCCCTATGCTTGTTGCCATAGCAAAAGTCCATGCAGGTAAAGGGCTTTGGAATCTAAACGGAGGATTTGAGTACAATTTGGTTATGCTCGGATCGCTAATCGGTGTTGCACTAGCGGGTGCAGGGGCGTATTCTCTGGACGCTTTAATCTAATCTAGCTTTCCATTCCTTTCTATTCCTGAGAACCTCGATGTTTCGTGATACGAAACCGGGGTTCCTTTTTGTTTTAACTTCATGTCAATGCATGGGATGGGGTTTATAATCCAAGGGAGAAGTGATATGCTCATAGATGAGTAATATGTACATTTAAGTGCTGTAGTACTGAAATGGATACTATAAATAACCACCACAAACTGGAGGTGCAATTATAATGAAAATGAACGCGAAAGATGTGTGTCCCTCGCCTTATGGCTGTTCCGTTGAAGTCACGCTGAGCGTCATTGGAGGCAAATGGAAAGGTGCGATTCTATATCACCTATTCTCCGGCTCGTTAAGATTCAACGAGATCAGAAAGTTATTCCCTGATATTACTCAGCGGATGTTAACTCTCCAATTAAGAGAGCTGGAAAACAGCGGAATTGTTCACAGGGAAATATATCCTCAGGTTCCACCCAAAGTGGAATATTCGCTTACACCGTTTGGAGAAACGCTCCAGCCGATTATTTACAGCATGCGAGACTGGGGAGAACAGTATACAAATGAAGTCCTGGCCAGATCACAAGAGGTCTAAACAAATGACAAAAAGAAGCTAATCCTTTCTTCGATGGGATCAGCTTCTTTTGTTTTTCAAGATTGAAGGTACGCAAACCTTATTTTATGACCGTCTGAATGGTAATGGTACGATTACGTCCCTCTTCCTTGGCTTGATATAACGCATTGTCAGCCAAATGGAACAACTCTGTTGCCGTTGTGGAATGCAGTGGATATTCGGCAATGCCTGCCGAAATCGTCACAGAACGATCAATGGGCAATATACTTTGTTCCACCGATACACGGATATGCTCGGCAATCTGATACGCTGTTTTGGAATCCGTATGTCGCAATAACACAACAAACTCCTCCCCGCCAAAACGGGAGCCTACATCCTGCGTCCGAACGGACAGTTTAATAATATTCGCGATATGCTGCAGAACCTGATCCCCTGCATGATGCCCATACGTATCATTTATGGATTTGAAGCGGTCAATATCCAGGACCACAATGGAGAAAGGAATTTCTTCATCAATCCAGCGCTGGATGACTTCTTCAAATGTTCTACGATTCGTCATTCCGGTTAATACATCCGTTCTGGCATCATAAGTAAGCTGATCCTTCTGTTTTCGAAAATTCGCCAATGCGGTCAACACGGTGCGTGTTAACAAATCCGCTTCCCTGTTCCAATGCGGCTTCATTACAGGCAGATCTACTTTACCCTGATCCACCTGGTTAACCAAGTCCGCAAGATAAACAAATGGACTGGCCAGCTTGCGCGCTACACGAATAACGATAAGTGTCAGAATGATAAACGGGATTGAAGTGTACAGCAGCAGCATGCGAATATGTTGATTCAGTTGATCGTATACCATCTGGGTTGGAGATACAACGACAACTCCCCAATCTGTTGTGGGAACCTTATAATAACCTGCGAGTGAATCCACACCCGCCAGATTCTTGTATTGTTCTTTGCCTGTCTGGTCGTGAAGCAATTTTTGCACCACTTGATTTTTGCTTAGATTTTCACCAATTCTTTCCGTATCCGGATGAAACAACAACGTCCCTTTGGCATCAACAATAAAAAAATAAGAGCCATTACTGGTCTTCAGCTGACTGCCAAATGACAGGTTCAAGATGTTGTTTTCCTGTAGATAGATGCTCCCACTAATTAAACCATTGAATTTACCTGATGGACTGAAGATCGGTTCACTTATAAATACGATTCTTCGTTCCGAATAAGGCCCGCGGTAGGCTTCGGATATATAGGAAGACCTTGATTTAAACGCCTTTTTGGCTGCATCAGAAGTTATAGGCTGTCCGAGGCTTTTTTCCAAATAAGGAGAGGAACCCCGAATAATTCCCGATGCATCAACCAGAGAAACCGAATTGAAATAATTACTGCTGTTTCGAATCAAATCCAGTGTAGAATCCAGTTTTTTCGCATCTGAGTAGTCTATTTCCGGAAAATAACTCGCTGAATACTTCAAACTGGTCTGCATGGATTGAAACAACGAGTCCAGTGTTTGGCTCATCTGCACGGCACTGGAATAATTAAGTGAGAGTGTACTATCAATCAGCGACTGCTTCTGGGATGTATAAGATGAAATAAACATAATGGTCAGTGTCATCAAAACAGCAATGGTGACCAATCCACTCAATAGAGCGGTAAGGCTGATTTTTTTGATCTTCCTTACTTTTCTTTTTAATCTGGATGTTTTATTCTCTGCGATCATTATTGCTTCCCCCGGTTTTTCATGAAAAGGCATATTCCTTCTATTTTATACGAAAGTTGTTAAGAAGAAATAAATAGTTTATGAAGTTAAGAAAATTAAATCGGAAGATTGACGATTTGATGACATTTGATGACATGGAAGCCGCTTTCTTCGAAATCTACTGGATCTGGATTCAAGATTAAGATTCATATGAATCCACAATTACATATCCCTCGCCAGGCTGTTGTTCTACAAACCCAGCCATATGACGCGTTTGAAATGAAATCGGTCCGTCGCTACCGACCAAAATGCGATTTTGAACTTCATCCGTTGTTTCAGCTGGCAATGCAAATGAGCGCGTATACGCGAAGTGTTCCTGTAACGTGGCATGAATCGCATTCACCAGTCTGTCATTGCCAACACGACCAAATACATTCAGCAATACGATACCACCAGAATGCAATTTGTTTTTTAACATAGTGAAAAATGAGCTTGAAGTAAACTGTGCAGGAGTTCCTGCAGCCGTAAAGGCATCTACAATAATATAATGGTATGAACCTGAGGCCTCCTGCTCCAATAGTTCACGACCGTCACCAACCAGCACATGACCTCCACGATATCCAAAGAAAGTTCTGCTGAGCTCAACGACTTCTGCATCGAGTTCGGCAACTTTTACTTGACGGTTGGACAGGTAGGTTGATAAGGTTCCAATACCATGCCCAATGACAAAAACAGATTCATAATCGGGATTATTTCGTTCCATCAGATGCACCATCGCTCTTGGATACTCCAGCACCATTCGGGATGGCTCGTCCAGATCCATCGCCCCCTGAACTGCTGCATTGGAGAACTCCAGCACACGAAAACGGCCCTTTTCCCCATAAAGCTTGGATGTATCATATATCATCAACTCATGCTGTTCACTCTTATTTCGGTATAAAACTCGCACTGACCGTTCTCCCTTCGTACTTTTACGCAAATGACTATAAGTGTGTTCCTAAAAAAAACCGACTCCGCTGGAACGGAAACGGTTTTCCATGACTATTTACGATTGAATCGCCTCATGCAGAGCCTGGACATACTCCATCCCCAGATTGGAAAGCGAAGCATTTTTGTGGCTGATCCATCCGACATTAATGGTCTCTTCACACTCCAGCGGCACGGGGATGATCTCGTTCCCGTTCAGGTCGGCACTAAGTACACCTGTCGAGATCGTGTATCCGTTCAAACCGATTAGCAGATTAAACAGCGTAGCTCGGTCATTAACCTGTATGCTTTTGGGATGAGAAAGCGTGCTTAGGATCTCCTCTGAAAAATGGAAGGAGTTATATTCCCCCTGGTCAAAGGACAGGTATGGATAATCCTGAAGCTGTTCAATCGCAACCGATTCCTGCTTCGCCAGCGGATTTTGCACACTGATAAAAATATGCGGCTTGGCAACAAACAGACTGTTGAACACCAGCCCCGCATCCTTAAGCAGCTTGTTAATCACCTTGGCATTGAATTCATTCAGATATAGTATGCCAATCTCGCTGCGCAGGCTTTTCACATCCTGGATAATCTCATACGTTTTCGTCTCCCGCAGAGCCAGTTCATATTCATCCTGTCCATACTGCTGCACCAGCTTAACGAAGGCATTTACTGCAAACGCATAGTGCTGTGTGGAGACGGAAAAATGCTGCGGAGACGGCTTCGCGTTCAAATAACGATTCTCCAGCAATTCCGCCTGCTCCACCACTTGGCGCGCATAACTTAGAAATTCCACACCTTCTTTGGACAGCGTAATTCCTTTATTTGTGCGTTCAAAAATGGTAATCCGCAGCTCCTGCTCCAGATCCCGGATGGCATTCGACAGGCTGGGCTGGGAAATAAACAGCCGCTTGGCGGCTTCATTCATCGAGCCACGCGTGGCGACTTCAATCACATATTTTAGCTGTTGCAGCGTCAATGCATTATTCCCCTCTCTCTGGTGCGTTACTTGATCATACTATACCATATTGCAACCCGGACGAGCTCTCTTTCAGGGTACAAAAAGACGCCCTCAACCCGTACATATGGTTGTGGATGTCTTTGGAGTTTTACTTACAGAGAGGTTTAAGCCATACTTGCTGTTGGTCTCACCACGATTTCATTCACATCCACCTCAGCCGGCTGGTTGATCGCGTACAGAATGCTCTGAGCAATCGCCGTGGCCGGAATGGTTATGCGCCGATAGTCTTTCATAAACTCGCGTGCTTCAGCATCCGAGATGGATTCGGCAAGTTCGGATTCAGTCACACCTGGTGATACGAGGGTCACGCGAATATCTGCGCCTACCTCCTGGCGCAAACCCTCCGAGATCGCACGGACAGCGAATTTGGTTGCACAATAAACTGTGGCTGTTGGGGTCACGGCATAGGCACCAATAGAGGCGATATTAATAAACTGGCCGGAACCCTGTTCTTTCATAACCGGCAGCCCCACGGCGATGCCGTGTAGAACACCCCGAATATTAACATCAATCATACGGTTCCATTCGTCGACTTTTCGCGCTTCAAGGCGCGATAACGGCATGACTCCTGCGTTATTAACAATCACATCCAAACGTCCATAACGACTGAGCGCAAGCTCTACGATCGTTTGCATCTCTTCCAGCTGTGTAACATCAAGTGCATGATATTCTACAGAACCACCTTCCGAACGAATGGAGGACGCCAGCGCCTCCAGACGATCCACTCGTCTTGCACCAATGACAACATGTGCACCATGCTCTGCCAACAGACGCGCCGTTGCCTCCCCAATTCCGCTGCTTGCACCCGTAATCACAATGACTTTTCCTTTTACATTAGACATTTTGATTTCTCTCCCCATTCAATATTTTATTGTGCACTTTCTCTGTACAGCACCATGCCCGCATGGTAAAGCACACCGTCCTTAAAATCTCCATCTGCGGTAAAGCCGGTATCATCCACATATTCAATATGGTCTCCATCGACTACGTACCGACCTTGATATGCACTTTGCCTATTTCCCCGCGCTTCATCATAGCGACCGTCAGGGAGAAGTTCGTGCTTGATGTAGCCATCCTTCGTCACCCACATTCCAACATACGGGTGCTTCACTTCTTGTTTTCTCCCGATGTTTTGCCTGCCATATTTCCAGGACACTCCTTTCTGTTTCCAACAGATTCAATTGCTTATCTTCATTATGTAAGGGATCAGTCTATGTGCGATAGAAGAATCCCACAGTATTCTTGCCTATTCGTCCAGCACATTCTAAAATGGTTAAACAAGTACGAGGAAAGGAGGGCCTGCAATCCATGTTTTCGAAATTGGAACAGAATACAGCTATTATTCAGCAGCAGCAGGAATTGGCTCGCTTAATCGGCCGATTCACCCACGAAGACGGGGTTCATCTAACAGCAATTCCTTCGCTTGCTTTGATCCGTGCTTCCCAGATTTCAGAGCCTATTCATACCGTGCACGAACCCGCCCTCTGCATTGTAGCCCAAGGGTCCAAACTGGTTATTCTCGGGCAGGAGAGCTACACCTATGACTCTTCACAGTATTTGGTCGCTTCCATAAATTTGCCTATTTCAGGGCAAGTTGTACAGGCCACGACAGAACATCCCTATCTCTGCCTGCGACTTGATTTCAATTCAGGGCAAGTTTTTGATCTTATTCAAGATTCTCCCTCTACGCAAAATAAACCCGACAATTCAACACGTCGCGGGTTGTTTGTAAGTTCAACCAAGCCTCCACTTCTGGAAGCCGTAATCCGATTGGTCAGATTGCTGGATACAGCTGAAGACATTCCTGTACTTGCACCGCTTATCATCCGCGAGATTCTATATCGCCTGATACAGGATGAACACGGACATTCCATTAGGCAGTTTGCAATTCAGAACAGTCACGCACAGCATATCGCTCAGGTCATTGAAGTGATTCAATCAGAATACGCCCAACCGCTGCGAATCGAGCAATTGGCTTCTATGATCAACATGAGCACATCCTCCTTGCATTATCATTTCAAGGCCATTACCGCCATGAGTCCACTGCAATATCAAAAACAGATTCGATTGCAGGAGGCCCGGCGAATGCTGCTTGCAGGTTCAACCGATGCAGCCGATGCTGCATTCCAGGTTGGTTACGAGAGTCCTTCCCAATTCAGTCGGGAGTACGCCCGCATGTATGGCCTTCCTCCCAAAAGTGATATCAAACGCCTTCGCCAGACACTCCATATCGAGTGCTAACTTTAAGTAAAAATGAAGCTGTCTCAAAAGGAATTCCGCCTTGCTCCAAGCGCTAACGAACCTACTGCACCTTAAAAGGCGGATCATCAATGCTTACAAGATTTAACGAACCTCCGTAACGCTATTTCATCATAAAACGTGTCAAAACCTAAAAAATCGACCGAATCGACGAAATAACGTCTCTGTGATTCCTTAGATCTCAGATCTGGGCATATGGAAGCGAATAGCGTGTCTCAGGTTCATTCAAACAAAATAACACGACCAAGGGATGTTCCTGTCATATTCATGACTTATGGGACATCCCCTTTTGGTTCCGCTGAGCATGCAGCGTTCAAGAGAAGATGTTCTTTTTTTCAAAAACAGACATCTGTTTCTCCCCGGTAATCGGGCACTCATCCGGAAACATGCTTCGCTTCTCCATCTTCTCATCGATAAAATCGACGATCTGCTGCAAGGAGACAATCTGCGCTTCAATCTTCTTCCGATGGTTTAACAGCATATCACGCTCATCCGGGAAATCTTCCAGGTCCGAATCCACCGACATCTGTAGATAAGGCTTCATCTCCTCCAGAGACATACCTGTTTTTTTCAAACAAGTAATAAGCTTCATCGTCTGAATATCCTCCGGACGGTATACCCGATGGCGATTGGCCTTGCGTTCAGCTCGGGGAAGAAGTCCTATCTTCTCATAATAACGAATCGTATCTTCCGATAATCCGGCTTGTTCTGACGTCTCTTTAATAGAGAACACTACAGGATCATTCATCATCGTTGACCTCCTCCGCATTCATTAAATTCTATCTTACAACTTGGAGTCAGCTCCAAGTCAAGGTGTGATGAGTTCCAACATTCCACTACTCAAAAATTAAAATTTAAGCCAACAGTTCGCTTGACTTGGAGTCGACTCCAAATTATAGAATGAGCGCATTAGACAGATTGGCTCTGTCATCCCATTCACTCAGGAGGTATTTATATGAATTCAAACTATATACGTCGTACAGCTTTAATTACAGGATCAACTTCGGGAATCGGTCTTGAACTGACTCGCATCTTGTTAGCCGAAGGCTGGGAAGTTATCGGCCTTAACCGTTCTGCTTTTCCAAAGGAGGACAGTGATATTCAGGACGGACTGCGCTCCGGCCAGCTCCGTTGGGTTCAAGCTAATCTTACTCAGTACGATAGTCTGAGAAAAGCACTCAACCAGATTAAATCCGAAACGGATACCATAGATGTATTGTTTAATAATGCCGGGGGGAGCGGTAACGATCTCCGTTTGTCCGATCAGGGGCATGAAATGCATTTTGAACTGCAGACGGTGGTGCCGTACATCATTTATATGGAACTACAGGATCTTCTTCACAAAAGCACCTTGAAAACCGTTATTAATACATCCACCAGTGCGTTTAATATGGTCAAACAGTTTAACCTGGACATTCTGGAACATCCAGCCGAGTTCAAAAAGCTCTTCGGTCCTTATGCCGTCTCGAAGCTGGCACTGTCCTTGTGGACACGCGAAGCTGCTGCTTCCCCTGCGGCTAAGGGAATCCGGTTACTCAGCGTGGACCCTGGAGGCAACAATACACTCAGAGGTAACAAAACATCCGGACTGCCCTTTTACATCAAACCAATCATGAAGCTGTTCTTCCCACATCCAAGTCACGGAGCTTCTCTGCTTTATAACGCTGCCATTGCGCAAACCAAGCTTACATCCGGTACTTTCTTGATGAAAAACAAACCCACCCATCTTCGTTTTACGGATCAAGGCTCAGCCATTCTGAACAGAGTACATGACATTTATGAGCATGAATTTATGCAGCTTGACTCCAAAACCGAT
Above is a window of Paenibacillus sp. E222 DNA encoding:
- a CDS encoding helix-turn-helix domain-containing protein, giving the protein MKMNAKDVCPSPYGCSVEVTLSVIGGKWKGAILYHLFSGSLRFNEIRKLFPDITQRMLTLQLRELENSGIVHREIYPQVPPKVEYSLTPFGETLQPIIYSMRDWGEQYTNEVLARSQEV
- a CDS encoding SDR family oxidoreductase; this translates as MSNVKGKVIVITGASSGIGEATARLLAEHGAHVVIGARRVDRLEALASSIRSEGGSVEYHALDVTQLEEMQTIVELALSRYGRLDVIVNNAGVMPLSRLEARKVDEWNRMIDVNIRGVLHGIAVGLPVMKEQGSGQFINIASIGAYAVTPTATVYCATKFAVRAISEGLRQEVGADIRVTLVSPGVTESELAESISDAEAREFMKDYRRITIPATAIAQSILYAINQPAEVDVNEIVVRPTASMA
- a CDS encoding Atu4866 domain-containing protein, producing the protein MKHPYVGMWVTKDGYIKHELLPDGRYDEARGNRQSAYQGRYVVDGDHIEYVDDTGFTADGDFKDGVLYHAGMVLYRESAQ
- a CDS encoding adenosylhomocysteinase; the protein is MTIKNTTQEHIEEGKRSIHWTEMHMPLLGELKSQFAKELPFAGLTISICIHVEPKTAVLCRTLQAGGANVVLTGSPGTTKDAVTAALREEGITVYGQRADRRNEHLHNIHSVLRHHPHLLMDNGADLARTFIQQYDTHSLIGGTEETTTGANLLREETGENIPFPIIVINDSPLKRIMENEHGVGQTIIEGFMRTTNLILPTRRFVIVGYGTCGRGIARYLRNLGSQVVVVETDPIAGLEAALDGFRVARLEDTFAFAQVYITVTGRPNAILKEHFNQMNDGTILANAGHFSWEMDLESLRQDAEHSEQLTADIEQFTLANGRRLMLLTQGEMLNLAGGSGNPAETMDLGLSLQAASLHYLVKQRQHLTLGPQPVPHSVNNTIAGQMLKHLSYKI
- a CDS encoding LysR family transcriptional regulator — protein: MTLQQLKYVIEVATRGSMNEAAKRLFISQPSLSNAIRDLEQELRITIFERTNKGITLSKEGVEFLSYARQVVEQAELLENRYLNAKPSPQHFSVSTQHYAFAVNAFVKLVQQYGQDEYELALRETKTYEIIQDVKSLRSEIGILYLNEFNAKVINKLLKDAGLVFNSLFVAKPHIFISVQNPLAKQESVAIEQLQDYPYLSFDQGEYNSFHFSEEILSTLSHPKSIQVNDRATLFNLLIGLNGYTISTGVLSADLNGNEIIPVPLECEETINVGWISHKNASLSNLGMEYVQALHEAIQS
- a CDS encoding spermidine synthase, which gives rise to MRVLYRNKSEQHELMIYDTSKLYGEKGRFRVLEFSNAAVQGAMDLDEPSRMVLEYPRAMVHLMERNNPDYESVFVIGHGIGTLSTYLSNRQVKVAELDAEVVELSRTFFGYRGGHVLVGDGRELLEQEASGSYHYIIVDAFTAAGTPAQFTSSSFFTMLKNKLHSGGIVLLNVFGRVGNDRLVNAIHATLQEHFAYTRSFALPAETTDEVQNRILVGSDGPISFQTRHMAGFVEQQPGEGYVIVDSYES
- a CDS encoding AraC family transcriptional regulator; the encoded protein is MFSKLEQNTAIIQQQQELARLIGRFTHEDGVHLTAIPSLALIRASQISEPIHTVHEPALCIVAQGSKLVILGQESYTYDSSQYLVASINLPISGQVVQATTEHPYLCLRLDFNSGQVFDLIQDSPSTQNKPDNSTRRGLFVSSTKPPLLEAVIRLVRLLDTAEDIPVLAPLIIREILYRLIQDEHGHSIRQFAIQNSHAQHIAQVIEVIQSEYAQPLRIEQLASMINMSTSSLHYHFKAITAMSPLQYQKQIRLQEARRMLLAGSTDAADAAFQVGYESPSQFSREYARMYGLPPKSDIKRLRQTLHIEC
- a CDS encoding MerR family transcriptional regulator, with the protein product MMNDPVVFSIKETSEQAGLSEDTIRYYEKIGLLPRAERKANRHRVYRPEDIQTMKLITCLKKTGMSLEEMKPYLQMSVDSDLEDFPDERDMLLNHRKKIEAQIVSLQQIVDFIDEKMEKRSMFPDECPITGEKQMSVFEKKNIFS
- a CDS encoding SDR family NAD(P)-dependent oxidoreductase, yielding MNSNYIRRTALITGSTSGIGLELTRILLAEGWEVIGLNRSAFPKEDSDIQDGLRSGQLRWVQANLTQYDSLRKALNQIKSETDTIDVLFNNAGGSGNDLRLSDQGHEMHFELQTVVPYIIYMELQDLLHKSTLKTVINTSTSAFNMVKQFNLDILEHPAEFKKLFGPYAVSKLALSLWTREAAASPAAKGIRLLSVDPGGNNTLRGNKTSGLPFYIKPIMKLFFPHPSHGASLLYNAAIAQTKLTSGTFLMKNKPTHLRFTDQGSAILNRVHDIYEHEFMQLDSKTDPVSKKRI
- a CDS encoding Gfo/Idh/MocA family protein yields the protein MKKAKLCFIGAGFHASTNIYPSAVEAGAEIQAVATRSIERSEAALLRFGSSGNAYDNTQLMLQNEDCDGVIVVAQPEDQTALALECIRAGKNVYVDKPLGWNAAEAAAVAEAAQKAGVVVMVGFMKRYAPVYMKLKELIDGGSLGRARSFQMKFAVDSTPFCKDEEQFMKLAAIHMVDLMRFLFGEAVQVTGTSVKDGEHINQSISLKFDQGVVGSAYFVGMSAWSRESESVLVTFDDGFALADEINTLTVHQSRTGDTLPWKSLEEQDTVFTPSGSPMSGAYRDLYLRGFVGEMAHFMECCQNKSDPRSSGTDNIETMALCDTILASLI
- a CDS encoding sensor domain-containing diguanylate cyclase — encoded protein: MIAENKTSRLKRKVRKIKKISLTALLSGLVTIAVLMTLTIMFISSYTSQKQSLIDSTLSLNYSSAVQMSQTLDSLFQSMQTSLKYSASYFPEIDYSDAKKLDSTLDLIRNSSNYFNSVSLVDASGIIRGSSPYLEKSLGQPITSDAAKKAFKSRSSYISEAYRGPYSERRIVFISEPIFSPSGKFNGLISGSIYLQENNILNLSFGSQLKTSNGSYFFIVDAKGTLLFHPDTERIGENLSKNQVVQKLLHDQTGKEQYKNLAGVDSLAGYYKVPTTDWGVVVVSPTQMVYDQLNQHIRMLLLYTSIPFIILTLIVIRVARKLASPFVYLADLVNQVDQGKVDLPVMKPHWNREADLLTRTVLTALANFRKQKDQLTYDARTDVLTGMTNRRTFEEVIQRWIDEEIPFSIVVLDIDRFKSINDTYGHHAGDQVLQHIANIIKLSVRTQDVGSRFGGEEFVVLLRHTDSKTAYQIAEHIRVSVEQSILPIDRSVTISAGIAEYPLHSTTATELFHLADNALYQAKEEGRNRTITIQTVIK
- a CDS encoding DoxX family protein codes for the protein MLDAGLLIIRLVIGFIMMGHACKKLFGWFGGEGISGTAAFFGVIGLRPARVMAVCGGLIELIGGLLFGTGLWTGFAAILLIIPMLVAIAKVHAGKGLWNLNGGFEYNLVMLGSLIGVALAGAGAYSLDALI